A single region of the Drosophila takahashii strain IR98-3 E-12201 chromosome 2R, DtakHiC1v2, whole genome shotgun sequence genome encodes:
- the Incenp gene encoding inner centromere protein: MEDILGVLSSLPDLRRELEVLRKAHFEELDQLFYGTVHPETEAKAAADTAPVAKSQENSSVTPQQTKKRPKRLTSLAEDQDEPEAAPDTTTNTSSLRQSARVSNSQLLAIAEDELNSTASLMPPPPIPATADTTLGSGRPQRAAKLKSEKLLKEVPLNRKMRRPSSEESIKIKVESEQRVSQFNSSTSGKPAEEEKAVVEPEPEAVVPTAKAPEEDAEDPNATKTLRVKIKREKLSNEGLVPPTDASTVSSATLEAVRPDDTVASNTTTNTTSTEVAKKGRKKKKDVENHRPIKVERFSDLDKGSPVSSRTRKCSTESRPNQERSIYKDALEGPPIAAAPPAANETVTISNATMVLGPAPTGDSPIGMSAGDATFEVHSNDRKAPPIKQDSLLTEDESLEEKLPPAKLLSSLKSIKLPTRTHELFNPLLQSPVKLRVEAFENAAQNSMRPKRGKEAGTPGANNTPKIGKLPAPTVGRFFTPTQSSSALPLSSAQPKKGPASASKATTLMKTATGTNLRSANSTSTKTLSRENSGDDFRKGLHNLAEERKKLREQKHQQAAQQREAKERERAERMAKLAAERAKKQEERKRIEERKRQEMEELQRKIRQQEEAEALKKAKMKELEQQKLQQLTGAKPKKMLPPPPKTKYTWEMLHEDDSTDDEGKVTHKRPPAPTWSRSHVRGDAIAMQSHCPTDIIDSFFSVAPTTPDLKQIFPNIDPSQLKRNSSVLWSTPPRYSELPKY, encoded by the exons ATGGAGGACATCTTGGGCGTGCTGAGCTCGCTCCCGGACCTGCGGCGCGAGCTGGAGGTGCTGCGCAAG GCCCACTTTGAGGAGCTGGACCAACTCTTCTACGGCACCGTTCATCCGGAAACGGAGGCCAAGGCGGCGGCGGACACGGCGCCGGTGGCCAAGAGCCAGGAGAACTCCTCGGTGACGCCGCAGCAGACAAAGAAGCGGCCCAAGCGACTCACCTCCCTGGCCGAGGATCAAGATGAGCCCGAGG CTGCTCCGGACACCACGACCAACACTTCCTCACTCCGACAGAGCGCTCGGGTCAGCAACTCCCAACTGCTGGCCATCGCCGAGGACGAGCTCAACTCCACGGCCTCGCTGATGCCGCCGCCACCCATTCCCGCCACGGCGGACACCACCTTAGGCTCCGGACGGCCGCAGCGCGCCGCCAAGCTGAAGAGCGAGAAGCTGCTGAAGGAAGTTCCCCTCAACCGCAAGATGCGGCGGCCTAGCAGCGAGGAGAGCATCAAGATCAAGGTGGAGAGCGAGCAGCGGGTGTCCCAGTTCAACAGCTCTACCAGTGGGAAGCCTGCCGAGGAGGAGAAGGCGGTGGTGGAGCCCGAACCGGAGGCAGTCGTCCCAACAGCAAAGGCGCCGGAGGAGGATGCCGAGGATCCCAACGCCACGAAGACCCTGCGCGTCAAGATCAAGCGCGAGAAGCTGAGCAACGAGGGATTAGTACCTCCCACCGATGCGAGCACCGTCTCCTCCGCGACCTTGGAGGCTGTTCGTCCCGATGATACGGTGGCCAGCAACACGACGACCAACACCACATCCACGGAGGTCGCCAAGAAGGGGCGCAAGAAGAAGAAAGACGTGGAGAACCATCGACCCATCAAGGTGGAGCGCTTCAGCGATTTGGACAAGGGCTCTCCCGTCTCGTCGCGCACGCGCAAGTGCAGCACGGAGTCGCGACCAAACCAGGAACGCTCCATATACAAGGACGCACTCGAGGGTCCGCCCATTGCAGCTGCTCCGCCGGCTGCCAACGAAACGGTGACGATTTCCAATGCCACCATGGTGCTGGGTCCCGCGCCCACTGGCGACAGTCCCATTGGGATGTCAGCCGGGGATGCCACGTTTGAGGTGCATTCCAACGACAGGAAGGCGCCGCCGATTAAGCAGGACAGCCTGCTCACGGAGGACGAGTCGCTGGAGGAGAAGCTGCCGCCAGCGAAGCTGCTTTCGAGCTTGAAGTCCATTAAGCTGCCTACGCGCACGCATGAGCTTTTCAA CCCACTGCTGCAGAGTCCCGTGAAGCTGCGCGTGGAGGCGTTCGAGAATGCGGCACAGAACAGCATGCGTCCTAAAAGGGGCAAGGAAGCG GGCACGCCGGGAGCGAACAACACTCCCAAGATTGGCAAGCTGCCTGCTCCAACAGTGGGTCGCTTTTTCACGCCCACCCAGTCAAGCAGCGCGCTGCCTTTAAGCTCGGCGCAGCCCAAGAAGGGACCTGCTAGCGCTTCGAAGGCCACCACCCTGATGAAGACTGCTACCGGAACGAACCTCCGCTCCGCCAATTCGACCTCCACGAAGACGCTGTCGCGCGAGAACAGCGGCGACGACTTCCGCAAGGGCCTGCACAATCTCGCCGAGGAGCGCAAGAAGCTGCGCGAGCAGAAGCACCAGCAGGCCGCCCAGCAGCGCGAGGCCAAGGAGCGGGAGCGGGCCGAGCGCATGGCTAAGTTGGCCGCCGAGCGAGCCAAAAAGCAGGAGGAGCGGAAGCGCATTGAGGAGCGCAAGCGGCAGGAGATGGAGGAGCTGCAGCGCAAGATTCGCCAGCAGGAGGAGGCCGAGGCGctgaagaaggccaagatgaaggagctggagcagcagaaactgcagcagctgaCCGGAGCGAAGCCCAAGAAgatgctgccgccgccgccgaagACCAAGTACACGTGGGAGATGCTGCACGAGGACGACTCCACCGACGACGAGGGAAAGGTCACGCACAAGCGCCCGCCGGCGCCCACCTGGAGTCGAA GCCACGTGAGGGGCGATGCGATCGCCATGCAGAGCCACTGCCCCACGGACATCATCGACAGCTTCTTCTCGGTGGCGCCCACCACACCGGACCTTAAGCAGATATTCCCGAACATCGATCCCAGCCAGCTGAAGCGCAACTCCAGCGTCCTGTGGTCCACGCCGCCGCGCTACTCGGAGCTCCCGAAATACTAG
- the Br140 gene encoding bromodomain-containing protein homolog → MGLDFDAVEYCKGVKSQQSQPPFACPVRGCDRSYKTIMGLQYHLMKYDHDNPQPLTPVLTPSRKKARSRSGGHHSTPRPPKEHPAQPAEARNGCSSAGGGGASGGAGAAGPLRQFANPESLVAYNEEEATVTFNLDGKSVRLGIDDALPLVEEEEFAALVARGCILNADAPPLEENAPWARVQVPVARVAEIPDYRVPDAPPRPLAYYRFIEKSLEELDGEVEYDVDEEDSAWLEHMNEERQRLGLNAVGIDTMELLMDRLEKESHFQAAANGTPTGVEVDDDAVCCICLDGECQNTNVILFCDMCNLAVHQDCYGVPYIPEGQWLCRRCLQSPSKPVNCVLCPNAGGAFKQTDHGQWAHVVCALWIPEVRFANTVFLEPIDSIETIPPARWRLTCYVCKEKGLGACIQCHRNSCYAAFHVTCAQQAGLYMTMDTVKDGHNDSSMHVQKFAYCHSHTPADAKLKMNVPDFEDTRHKMREARKALAKKRSTAPVVLIPTIPPDRVQEIATMVTMQRKKEFLDRIIAYWTLKRHYRNGVPLLRRLQSQGNNHGVIQGNGIEGSPDTNELYRQLKYWQCLRQDLERARLLCELVRKREKLKVAFVRLSEEVVMLQLNPLEAALTKLLDSLEARDSMEIFREPVDTSEVPDYTDIVKQPMDLGTMRTKLKECQYSSLEQLEADFDLMIQNCLAYNNKDTVFYRAGIRMRDQAAPLFVQLRKELQRDGLLERTQRSHVDHVEAEVEQELRLLLAAPAGEDIVQKLLILADKSQVLKNPSYRTKKIKQIRLEITRMRKSLQKARFAARHSSHGHQSQSEDEETSGASPSKKRTRKRLNSSAVDMELAHDEEDEEEDSDEDSMGEGEDNVSKDLLNSTQTPPCSPIKSLNNSSSPVGINRRTAILLTRKSQAALKRPSEPLTTPVKEEHHNSQSSNTQSTSGSSSSATTAATAASSGAGPLNHVLASAAPTVSNFALTQNNSSGGGGSLASGIGLGGSSSGGSAAGASLTSTGLAMNSKLNASLASKSPKRPGRYRRIPEVRHSSSMSPKKSPNPAVPVPVPEPLPFERIPDSFRVYRANNQRDVSDSDDAPSQSSSPCSSCSDFSMSGSCSDFDSDEASDGDGEADRERDSTSQEGTTDAMDLQHASINNVQGNNNGNMAISSSSGGSGGGSSSDDDDDDEERPLSARQNKALKLGTRSTPTPTAASLTAARGRGKRRSNLSESTSSTATPPPLLQRAGKLRSATPNASPLVNNIKARRNTMAAASTTTLTNNNKSASSERHNHHSHGQKPTLEPLQLVWAKCRGYPWYPALILDPKTPKGFVYNGVPLPAPPTDVLALRKNCLDDIVFLVLFFDVKRTWQWLPANKLDILGIDKQLDQQKLVESRKPAERKAVKKAYQDALHYQSQVSDLEGQGPDPIM, encoded by the exons ATGGGCCTCGACTTCGATGCGGTGGAGTACTGCAAGGGCGTCAAGAGCCAGCAGTCGCAGCCGCCGTTCGCCTGTCCCGTCCGCGGCTGCGACCGCAGCTACAAGACGATCATGGGCCTGCAGTATCATCTGATGAAGTACGACCACGACAATCCCCAGCCACTCACTCCGGTGCTCACGCCCAGCCGCAAGAAGGCGCGCTCCCGCTCCGGAGGCCATCACTCCACGCCCCGCCCGCCCAAGGAGCACCCAGCGCAGCCAGCAGAGGCCAGGAACGGCTGCTCCTctgccggaggaggaggagcatccggaggagcaggagcagctggcCCCCTGCGGCAGTTTGCCAATCCCGAGTCCCTGGTGGCCTACAACGAGGAGGAGGCCACCGTGACGTTTAATCTCGACGGCAAGAGCGTGCGCCTGGGCATCGACGACGCCCTGCCGCtcgtggaggaggaggagttcgCCGCTTTGGTGGCCAGGGGCTGCATACTGAATGCCGACGCCCCGCCGCTGGAGGAGAACGCTCCGTGGGCGCGCGTCCAGGTGCCCGTGGCCCGGGTGGCCGAGATTCCCGACTACCGAGTGCCTGATGCGCCGCCGCGGCCGCTGGCCTACTATCGCTTCATCGAGAAGTCGCTGGAGGAGCTGGACGGCGAGGTGGAGTACGATGTGGACGAGGAGGACTCCGCCTGGCTGGAGCACATGAACGAGGAGCGCCAGCGGCTCGGGCTAAATGCCGTGGGCATTGACACAATGGAGCTGCTGATGGACCGCCTGGAGAAGGAGTCGCACTTCCAGGCGGCCGCCAATGGCACGCCGACGGGCGTCGAGGTCGACGACGATGCGGTGTGCTGCATTTGCCTGGACGGCGAGTGCCAGAACACCAACGTGATACTCTTCTGCGACATGTGCAACCTGGCGGTGCACCAGGATTGCTACGGAGTGCCCTACATCCCGGAGGGCCAGTGGCTCTGCCGGCGCTGCCTGCAGTCGCCCAGCAAGCCGGTCAACTGTGTGCTCTGTCCGAATGCGGGCGGCGCCTTCAAGCAGACGGACCACGGCCAGTGGGCGCATGTGGTGTGTGCTCTGTGGATTCCGGAAGTGAGGTTCGCGAACACGGTTTTCCTGGAGCCCATAG ATTCCATTGAGACCATTCCCCCTGCCCGCTGGCGACTCACCTGCTACGTTTGCAAGGAGAAGGGCCTGGGCGCCTGCATCCAGTGCCACCGCAACAGCTGCTACGCCGCCTTCCACGTCACCTGCGCCCAGCAGGCGGGCCTCTATATGACCATGGACACGGTGAAGGACGGCCACAACGACTCGTCCATGCACGTCCAGAAGTTCGCCTACTGCCACTCGCACACGCCGGCGGACGCCAAGCTGAAGATGAACGTGCCGGACTTTGAGGACACGCGCCACAAGATGCGCGAGGCGCGCAAGGCGCTGGCCAAGAAGCGCTCGACGGCGCCCGTGGTGCTGATTCCGACCATTCCGCCGGACCGCGTCCAGGAGATCGCCACCATGGTGACGATGCAGCGCAAGAAGGAGTTCCTCGATCGCATTATCGCCTACTGGACGCTCAAGCGGCACTATCGCAACGGAGTGCCGCTGCTGCGACGGCTGCAGAGCCAGGGCAACAACCACGGCGTCATCCAGGGCAACGGCATCGAGGGATCGCCGGACACGAACGAGCTGTACCGGCAGCTCAAGTACTGGCAGTGCCTGCGGCAGGACCTCGAGCGGGCGCGCCTTTTGTGCGAGCTGGTGCGCAAGCGCGAGAAGCTGAAGGTGGCCTTTGTTCGGCTGTCCGAGGAGGTGGTGATGCTGCAGCTCAATCCGCTGGAGGCGGCGCTGACCAAGCTGCTGGACTCGCTGGAGGCGCGCGACAGCATGGAGATCTTCCGCGAGCCGGTGGACACCAGCGAGGTGCCCGACTACACGGACATTGTCAAGCAGCCCATGGATTTGGGCACCATGCGAACGAAGCTGAAGGAGTGCCAGTACAGCTCGCTGGAGCAGCTGGAGGCTGACTTCGATCTGATGATCCAGAACTGCCTGGCGTACAACAACAAGGACACGGTGTTCTATCGCGCGGGCATCCGGATGCGCGACCAGGCGGCTCCCCTCTTCGTTCAGCTGCGAAAGGAATTGCAGCGGGATGGTCTGCTGGAGCGTACGCAACGCTCGCACGTCGATCATGTGGAGGCGGAGGTGGAACAGGAGCTACGCTTGCTGCTGGCGGCGCCGGCCGGCGAGGACATTGTCCAGAAGCTGCTCATCCTGGCGGACAAGTCGCAGGTCCTGAAGAATCCCAGCTATCGGACGAAGAAAATCAAGCAGATTCGGTTGGAAATCACGCGGATGCGCAAAAGTCTCCAGAAGGCGAGATTTGCAGCG CGACACTCGTCACATGGCCACCAATCCCAAAGCGAAGATGAGGAGACGTCGGGTGCTTCGCCTTCTAAGAAGCGCACCCGCAAACGTTTGAACAGCAGTGCGGTGGACATGGAACTGGCCCATgacgaggaggacgaggaagaGGACTCTGACGAGGACTCCATGGGCGAGGGCGAGGATAATGTGTCGAAGGACTTGCTCAACTCCACCCAAACGCCGCCCTGCAGTCCCATCAAAAGTCTGAACAACAGTAGCTCGCCCGTGGGCATCAATCGGAG AACCGCCATATTGCTGACGCGCAAGTCTCAGGCTGCCCTGAAGCGACCTTCGGAACCTCTGACGACGCCTGTGAAGGAGGAGCACCACAATTCGCAGTCATCGAACACTCAGTCCACCAGCGGCAGCTCATCCTCGGCCACCACGGCGGCCACAGCGGCCTCCAGTGGCGCAGGCCCCCTGAATCACGTCCTGGCCTCCGCTGCGCCCACAGTCTCGAACTTTGCGTTGACGCAGAACAACAGCAGTGGTGGCGGTGGATCCCTTGCATCCGGCATTGGACTGGGAGGTTCGTCGTCGGGAGGATCGGCGGCTGGAGCCAGCTTAACCTCCACTGGCCTCGCCATGAACAGCAAGTTGAACGCGAGTCTGGCCAGCAAGTCGCCCAAGAGGCCGGGTCGCTATCGTCGGATACCCGAGGTGAGGCACAGCTCCTCCATGTCACCAAAGAAGTCGCCCAATCCGGCGGTGCCCGTTCCCGTTCCCGAGCCCCTGCCCTTCGAACGAATCCCGGACAGCTTCCGGGTGTATCGGGCCAACAATCAGCGCGACGTGAGCGACAGCGACGATGCGCCCTCGCAGTCGAGCAGTCCGTGCAGCAGTTGCTCGGACTTCAGCATGTCGGGCAGTTGCTCCGACTTCGACAGCGACGAGGCGAGCGATGGCGACGGGGAAGCTGACCGAGAAAGGGACTCCACGTCGCAGGAGGGCACCACCGATGCCATGGACTTGCAGCACGCGAGCATCAACAATGTGCAGGGaaacaacaacggcaacatggccatcagcagcagcagcggcggcagtggcggcggcagctccagcgacgacgatgacgacgatgaGGAGCGGCCATTAAGCGCGCGGCAGAACAAGGCGTTGAAGCTGGGCACGCGCAGCACACCCACTCCGACGGCAGCTTCGTTGACGGCGGCACGGGGACGTGGCAAGCGGCGCAGCAATCTCAGCGAGTCCACCAGCTCGACGGCCACGCCACCGCCGCTGCTGCAGAGGGCGGGCAAGCTGCGGTCGGCCACGCCCAATGCCTCGCCGCTGGTGAACAACATTAAGGCAAGGAGAAATACCATGGCGGCTGCCAGCACAACAACGCTGACGAATAACAACAAGTCTGCGTCCTCGGAGCGGCACAATCACCACTCGCACGGCCAGAAACCGACGTTGGAGCCACTGCAGCTGGTGTGGGCCAAGTGCCGCGGATATCCCTGGTATCCCGCCCTCATCCTGGATCCCAAGACGCCCAAGGGATTCGTGTATAATGGAGTACCGCTGCCCGCACCGCCCACCGATGTTCTGGCGCTGCGCAAGAACTGCCTGGACGACATTGTGTTCCTGGTGCTCTTCTTCGATGTGAAGCGCACCTGGCAGTGGCTGCCGGCCAACAAGCTGGACATCCTCGGGATCGACAAGCAGCTGGACCAGCAGAAGCTCGTGGAGTCGCGCAAGCCGGCCGAGCGGAAGGCTGTGAAGAAGGCGTACCAGGATGCGCTGCACTACCAGAGCCAGGTATCCGATTTGGAGGGCCAGGGACCCGATCCGATCATGTGA
- the LOC108054554 gene encoding trichohyalin, whose translation MRLFLIGLLALGSARAFSVIRTSQPHAQLVAYSPARGEFPVVSGLAQGYVRYYDGTGAERLLPYNYPEPLNGIRDLSTSSLIRSGLQEQQQESQQIALFRAWCEQRYQAMRLELDRLKEQGLKPTPQLLAQFEPLEQIVKFAAFEAVPGLTPEVQRARDEQLRIWNEARLEVLRAEQAQQLLGQSMEYQYQLKKEEKMPLEQPVLVKTSTPQVVSRIDTPQTHSYGQFASSQDNLLLKTATQTAPQPVEETAEVKLARQEHLKQFNEALLRQPAQETAILKTVPGIQQPIVKSTTTTTYESQPAQIQGIFQTNSYPDQQPLPIEETPEVKRAREEHLKLFNEALLRQPAASEEPILKTTPIQQAIITFPDQQPIQETPEVKLAREEHQKLYNEAILRQPIEVQQQPLLSAPQAIFKSPIAEPQAPQPIQDTPEVKLAREQHLLLLSQAKIKAEDKVADIADMILLEERERDRERLMELEMRKQEEKEAEKERQLEADRLREETRLLEAERLKIEQEDRLRLESEKQEQLQLKATQITSFQKDTPEYLRKAEQFKIINNQVQPQPSIVTQQQQVQNGFFLRIQTNQPVEQPANPFLVRYTTKPAEIQVPLQTLVPLKQPLLQPLSPAIPNSQLKAGYSSSKSSSELDKATREHFRAHEIALEQLRLANLKNPWTPDCQH comes from the coding sequence ATGCGGCTTTTCCTAATTGGCCTGCTGGCCCTGGGTTCGGCGAGGGCCTTCTCCGTGATCCGCACGAGTCAGCCGCATGCGCAACTGGTGGCCTATTCCCCGGCCAGAGGCGAGTTCCCCGTGGTCAGTGGTTTGGCCCAGGGATACGTGCGCTACTACGATGGAACGGGGGCAGAAAGGCTACTGCCCTACAACTACCCGGAGCCGCTGAACGGCATCCGGGATCTGTCCACCTCTAGTCTAATCCGTTCCGGcctgcaggagcagcagcaggagagcCAACAGATTGCCCTGTTCCGCGCCTGGTGCGAGCAGCGCTACCAGGCCATGCGCCTCGAACTGGATCGCCTGAAGGAGCAGGGACTGAAGCCCACGCCCCAGTTGCTGGCCCAGTTTGAACCCCTGGAACAGATTGTCAAATTCGCCGCCTTCGAAGCCGTTCCCGGATTGACTCCCGAGGTCCAGCGTGCCCGCGATGAGCAGCTGCGGATCTGGAACGAGGCCAGGCTGGAGGTCCTACGCGCCGAACAGGCTCAGCAGTTGCTAGGTCAGTCCATGGAGTACCAGTACCAGTTgaagaaggaggagaagaTGCCGCTGGAGCAGCCAGTTCTGGTGAAAACATCTACCCCCCAGGTGGTTAGCCGCATTGATACCCCGCAGACCCACTCCTACGGACAGTTTGCTTCCAGTCAGGACAACCTGCTGCTCAAGACGGCCACGCAAACTGCTCCTCAGCCCGTGGAGGAAACCGCCGAGGTGAAACTGGCCCGCCAGGAGCATCTTAAGCAATTCAACGAGGCTCTGCTCCGTCAGCCTGCCCAGGAAACCGCCATCCTGAAGACCGTTCCCGGCATTCAGCAGCCCATTGTCAAGAGCACTACCACTACCACCTACGAATCCCAGCCAGCACAAATCCAGGGCATCTTCCAGACCAACAGCTACCCAGATCAGCAGCCTCTGCCCATTGAGGAAACGCCGGAGGTGAAAAGAGCTCGCGAGGAGCACCTCAAGTTATTCAACGAAGCGCTGCTTCGTCAGCCTGCTGCTTCCGAGGAACCCATCCTGAAGACCACGCCCATTCAGCAGGCCATCATCACCTTCCCCGATCAACAGCCCATCCAGGAAACACCAGAGGTCAAGCTGGCGAGGGAGGAGCACCAAAAGCTGTATAACGAGGCCATTCTCCGCCAGCCCATTgaagtgcagcagcagcccctGCTGTCCGCTCCTCAGGCAATCTTCAAGAGCCCCATTGCCGAACCCCAGGCACCGCAGCCCATCCAGGACACCCCCGAGGTCAAGTTGGCCCGCGAAcagcacctcctcctcctgagCCAGGCCAAAATCAAGGCCGAGGACAAGGTGGCCGACATTGCGGACATGATTCTCCTGGAGGAGCGTGAGCGGGACAGGGAACGTCTGATGGAGCTGGAGATGCGCAagcaggaggagaaggaggccGAAAAGGAGCGCCAGTTGGAGGCGGATCGTCTGCGCGAGGAGACGCGCCTCTTGGAGGCCGAGCGCCTGAAGATCGAGCAGGAGGATCGCCTGCGCCTGGAGAGCGAGAAGCAGGAGCAGCTCCAGCTGAAGGCCACCCAGATAACTAGCTTCCAGAAGGACACTCCCGAGTATCTGCGCAAGGCGGAGCAGTTCAAGATCATCAACAACCAGGTGCAGCCTCAGCCAAGCATTGTgacccagcagcagcaggtgcagAATGGCTTCTTCCTGCGCATCCAGACCAATCAGCCGGTCGAGCAGCCAGCCAATCCCTTCCTGGTGCGCTACACCACCAAACCGGCGGAGATTCAGGTGCCCCTGCAGACGCTAGTGCCACTGAAGCAGCCCCTGCTTCAACCTCTCTCCCCTGCCATCCCGAACTCCCAACTGAAAGCCGGCTACAGCTCATCCAAATCCTCCAGCGAACTGGACAAGGCCACCAGGGAGCACTTCCGTGCCCATGAGATCGCTCTGGAGCAGCTGCGCCTGGCCAACCTGAAGAACCCCTGGACCCCCGACTGCCAGCACTAG
- the Gadd45 gene encoding growth arrest and DNA damage-inducible protein GADD45 gamma: MVVEETCTMHLERDLDMELELDIDLAMECAPIGRVVKSALLRAQSEARVIVGLSAAINVLSKSPEGSLFCLMAQPKDGDSATHMHEVLLEAFCYENDIYVIKVDDATKLSRILGQDSVESCCLVQKVWADAPEEQLTKAENQLVDYCEAHWDAPQHPIVQLPAV; encoded by the coding sequence ATGGTTGTCGAGGAGACCTGCACAATGCACCTGGAACGCGATCTGGATATGGAGCTGGAGCTGGACATCGATCTGGCCATGGAGTGCGCCCCCATTGGACGCGTGGTGAAATCGGCCCTTCTGAGGGCCCAAAGCGAGGCTCGTGTGATTGTTGGCCTGTCGGCCGCCATCAACGTGCTCTCCAAGTCCCCCGAGGGATCCCTCTTCTGCCTGATGGCCCAGCCCAAGGACGGCGACTCGGCCACCCACATGCACGAGGTGCTGCTGGAGGCCTTCTGCTACGAGAACGACATCTATGTGATCAAGGTCGACGATGCCACCAAGCTGAGCCGCATTTTGGGCCAGGACTCCGTCGAATCCTGCTGCCTGGTCCAGAAGGTCTGGGCCGATGCCCCCGAGGAGCAGCTGACCAAGGCCGAGAACCAGCTGGTCGACTACTGCGAGGCCCACTGGGACGCCCCCCAGCATCCCATTGTCCAGCTGCCGGCCGTGTGA